ACGCTGCAATAAATCCGGGCAATAGTGGAGGTCCTCTGCTAAACATATACGGACAAGTCATAGGCATCAACACTGCGATAATCAACCCAACCCAAGCTTCTAACATAGGTTTTGCGATTCCTATCAACACCGCTAAGAGATTCATAAATCAAATCATTGCAACTGGAAAAGTAGAGAAAGCTTATCTTGGAGTGTATATCCAAACGGTTACTGAAGCACTTGCAAAGAGCCTTGGATTAAAAGTGTCAAAGGGCGTTTACATCTCACAAGTTGAAAAGGGTTCGCCAGCTGAAAAGGCAGGAATTAAAGAAGGTGACGTAATAGTAAAGTTCAACGGAAACATTGTAGAGAGCGCCGAAGAATTGACATCAATGACAAGAAACTACACGCCAGGCACTAAGGTCAAAATTGTAGTAAACCGTTCAGGAAAAGAACTGATAATCGACGTAACGCTCGGAAAATTGCCATCACAGACAAGTTCTGGCGTGTCTGAAAGCGCTAAGGAATTTTTCAACATGAAAGTCAGCGATATTACGGCAAATGATAGGTCTACATACAAGATTCCAGCTGGTCTGGACGGAGTTATTGTGAAGCAGTCTACAAATTCTTACATAAAAGTTGGCGCGGTGATTTACAGGATATCGGTCAACGGATACTCGTACGATGTGAAAAGCGTAAATGACTGGAACAAAGTTGTTGAAAATGTGAAGAAAGGCGATTACATAGGGATATTCTATTACTACAACGGTGTTAACACTGTGTTTTCCTTCAGATATTGATATAAGATTCCAATAACTGGTTAAAAGGCAAACCCCTGCTGTTCAAAAGCAGGGGTTTTGTGTATAATTATACTTGGTTACAACAACGAAACTGAGGAGGCAGGTCATGAAGTGTAAAAAGTGTTCGAATCAGGCTGTTATTCACCTTAGAGCACACAACATTGGACTGTGTAAAGAACATTTCATTGAATTTTTTGAAAAACGCGTCCAAAGGGCCATAGATAAATTCAAAATGTTTACAAAGGAAGATAAAATTCTCGTTGCTGTCTCGAGTGGAAAAGATAGCTCAGCAGTATTACATGCACTTCATAAGCTCGGGTACAACGTAGAAGGATTATTTCTGAAAATGGGGCGACACACGAATGCGGCTGAAAGAATTGTCCGAGCACTTGCAGAACGCACCGGAATTCGCGTGAACATATACGACGTGACACAGCACTTCGGTGGGCTTGGTACAGGCGAGATGGCACAAATCGTTAAGAGGCCTGTCTGCAGTATATGTGGCATTGTTAGACGCCATTGGATGAACAGATATGCTGTAGAAAACGGTTTTACTGTTCTTGTAACTGGACACAATATGGATGACGAAGCGACTTTTCTTTTCGGAAATATATTGAATTGGCAGGTTGAATACATGGCAAGACAGTGGCCCGTGTTGGAGAAAACACACGATAAATTCGTAAGAAAAGCGAAACCGCTGATATACGTCTCTGAACGAGAGACGTATGCTTATGTGTTCCTTAATGATATACCATTTATGGAACAGAAGTGTCCATTTTCCAAAGGAGCCACGAGCTCAACATATAAAAAACACTTAAACGCAATTGAATACGAGCAGCCCGGGGCTAAGCACAGACTACTTTTTGGATACTTTGACAATCTAAGAAATACTCTCAGAGCGGAGAATACCGTTGAGCTAAAGGAATGTTCCGTTTGTGGATTTCCAACAACTGAGGAAAAGTGTCAATACTGCAAGCTTGTCGAAAGGGTTAACGAAAACTTATGTGAATCTCATAAACAAGGAGGCAAAGATGCATAGGTACAAGTCAAAGTTAGTGAAAATGAAAGAAAATGAATATTCGATTTTCGATATAATAATAATTTTAGATGTCATAGTATTAATGATAATAGGCTTACTGACACTCAGAAGCGTTGTGCTTGGCACTTCGCAAGAATCTCGCTTTCTGAAACAGTTGATTTGGGACTTAGTATCAATAGTAGTGATGTTCTACATAATATTCGAGAAGGAAACAAGGATACAAAAATATCTGAAATACATATACGGTGCCTCAGTGGTACTGCTAATTTTAGTCCTGTTCATAGGCAAATCTGTGTACGGTGCCAAAAGGTGGATAGACATTGGTGTATTTGATTTACAACCGTCTGAAATTTTTAAATTTTCAATCATTCTTCTTATGGCTTACATATTTTCAAAATACCAAAAAGAAAAGGCGTTCTTGCTATCCATGTTAGCTGTCTCTCCGGCCGTGCTTATCTTTCTTGAACCTGATTTAGGTATGACTATTTTGATGCTCTTCATATGGTTTACAATGCTACTATCGAGCGATGTTGATAAGAAATACATTTTCGCAATAATTGGCGCCGGACTGCTGATAGCGCCATTAGCTTTTTTCTTTCTGCTAAAAGACTATCAACGAGCAAGAATATTGGCTATATTTAATCCGCAAGAACACTTTCAGTACGGAGCATACAATACAATTATGTCGAAGACGGTTATAGCAAATGGCGGAGTGACAGGTACGGGCTACGGATTGGGCACGGGAACAAATATGCACATAGTCCCGATGCAGTATACCGACTTCATCTTTTCAGCTTATGCAGAGCAATTTGGACTAATAGGTTCTATCATTTTGCTGGTACTTTATGGTACAATAATATTTGCTGGATTGAGCTATATCGGAAGGTATAAAGACAGATTTTGGGAATTCGTAGCAATTGGTGTCTGTGCTGTATTCTCCTTTCATGTATTCGAAAATGTTGGCATGAATCTCGGTATGCTACCTGTAACCGGCATACCTTTACCCTTCGTAAGTTATGGTGGAACCTCAACAGTAATCTTTGCTGCAATTGCAGGACTGCTCATAAAAGCGAGGGCAATTTCAAAAAGGGCAAAGCAGGTGATCATTTGATTTATTCGAAGATAATTTCATAATAATTCAGGGGTGATAAGAGTGCCAATAACCAAAAAGAAAAAAACAAGAGACTTCTCGTCTTTCTTGGGAATGTTGTTCTTCCTAATAGTCATTATCTCTGTTATCTTATCGATAGGAAACTTCGTGCGTTACACAACACTTTTGAAACAGTACGAAGAGATGAAGAGATACGTTGACAGTAAAGTATCTGAGATGAAGTCGGAAAACGAGAATCTGAAAAACATGTTAGCTCCAAATTCCTTGTTAGACAAGTACATTGCCGCAGCTAATTACCTTCAAAATTTCGGGTACGATTTCGATAGAATCCTAACAGCCCTTAACGACGATCCGACAACTGGATACTTCATGGTATTCGTGGTAGGGAATGAAAACTCTTGGTTCACAGTAAAAGACAAAAACAATACATATTACACTGGAGAATTAAAACCAGGGCTTGCGAGCTATAGATTCTTTTACTACAAAGAACCCCGGATAAAAACAAAGTACGATATCATAATACCACCTGATGCCACAGTATCTGTTGGAAAAACAGGACGTGTATATCTTCTCTTCTTTGGCGTTGGTCTTAGATTCCATCCAACAAAAGTGGTCCAGCTTACTGAACCAACATATGAAGATATCGCTTCTAAATTCTCCCTTTATATTCCGGGCAGACAATAATAAGAATTAAAACCATAAGTCAAAAACAAAACAGGGAGCTTTAAGCTCCCTGTTTTTTCTGGTAGCGGGGGTGGGATTTGAACCCACGACCTTTGGGTTATGAGCCCAACGAGCTGCCAGACTGCTCTACCCCGCGACGCATAGCTTTATCTCATAAATCATTCAATTGCATCCACCTGGTGCCGGGGATCGGAGTCGAACCGACACGGGAATCCACTTCCCAGCGGATTTTAAGTCCGCTGCGTCTGCCAATTCCGCCACCCCGGCTCCGGTAGATATTATACCACCAGATAAATAAATTTGTCAAGCATACGTGTTTTCAGACCACAAGTTTATATCGTTTTACTCTCAAGCCTCACTTACAATTTTCATTATCGTATCCTTGATAATAGTTAACTTTCTTTTTGCTTCGTCTTTCACCTTGTCTACAGTATAAATGTAAACCTTCAACTTCGGTTCGGTGCCTGACGGCCTTATCGCATACCAAGAACCGTCGCTCAAGAAAAACCTCAGAACATTCGAAGCTGGTATATGCGCTTCGACTTCGCCTATCTCAATTCCGTTTTGATTGTATATTTTTCTCTCTTTGTAGTCAATGTACTCAATTACATCGAGAGTACCTATGACCTTTGGGAATTTCTTTCTGAAAACTTCCATGATTCTTCTAATCTTCTCCATACCTTTGAGCCCTTCATAAATAAG
This genomic window from Fervidobacterium gondwanense DSM 13020 contains:
- a CDS encoding TIGR00269 family protein; translated protein: MKCKKCSNQAVIHLRAHNIGLCKEHFIEFFEKRVQRAIDKFKMFTKEDKILVAVSSGKDSSAVLHALHKLGYNVEGLFLKMGRHTNAAERIVRALAERTGIRVNIYDVTQHFGGLGTGEMAQIVKRPVCSICGIVRRHWMNRYAVENGFTVLVTGHNMDDEATFLFGNILNWQVEYMARQWPVLEKTHDKFVRKAKPLIYVSERETYAYVFLNDIPFMEQKCPFSKGATSSTYKKHLNAIEYEQPGAKHRLLFGYFDNLRNTLRAENTVELKECSVCGFPTTEEKCQYCKLVERVNENLCESHKQGGKDA
- a CDS encoding FtsW/RodA/SpoVE family cell cycle protein, whose product is MHRYKSKLVKMKENEYSIFDIIIILDVIVLMIIGLLTLRSVVLGTSQESRFLKQLIWDLVSIVVMFYIIFEKETRIQKYLKYIYGASVVLLILVLFIGKSVYGAKRWIDIGVFDLQPSEIFKFSIILLMAYIFSKYQKEKAFLLSMLAVSPAVLIFLEPDLGMTILMLFIWFTMLLSSDVDKKYIFAIIGAGLLIAPLAFFFLLKDYQRARILAIFNPQEHFQYGAYNTIMSKTVIANGGVTGTGYGLGTGTNMHIVPMQYTDFIFSAYAEQFGLIGSIILLVLYGTIIFAGLSYIGRYKDRFWEFVAIGVCAVFSFHVFENVGMNLGMLPVTGIPLPFVSYGGTSTVIFAAIAGLLIKARAISKRAKQVII
- a CDS encoding Do family serine endopeptidase, giving the protein MRKLLLSILIILSLSTFAIVNADYQSPIVNVVKATAPAVVKIDVVSQTEIYIDPFIREFYKQFFGDIPRQFEESNSVGSGFIISKEGYIVTNFHVIQGAKKITVTMLDGSVYDAEYIGGDEELDLAVIKIKPTKTLPVLELGDSDKLNIGEWAIAIGNPLGFQHTVTVGVVSATGRKIPKPDGSGYYTGLIQTDAAINPGNSGGPLLNIYGQVIGINTAIINPTQASNIGFAIPINTAKRFINQIIATGKVEKAYLGVYIQTVTEALAKSLGLKVSKGVYISQVEKGSPAEKAGIKEGDVIVKFNGNIVESAEELTSMTRNYTPGTKVKIVVNRSGKELIIDVTLGKLPSQTSSGVSESAKEFFNMKVSDITANDRSTYKIPAGLDGVIVKQSTNSYIKVGAVIYRISVNGYSYDVKSVNDWNKVVENVKKGDYIGIFYYYNGVNTVFSFRY